Below is a window of Campylobacter canadensis DNA.
CATATGAGCTATCTTTTTCTATATAAAAAATTGTACTTATTTTTTCCAATATCATTTCTTTTAAATCACTAAATATATTAAAATTTGGATTTAGTGCATAAGTAGGTGCATAGCCCATAATAACTCCTTTCATAAAATTAAAATTGATTATTTAAAAATGCAGTTTTAAAAGAACTTTATAAAAAATTTTGCAAATTATACATAAAATGATTAACTTTTCAATAAAATTTATAGCACCAATTAACTTTTAGCAAATAGTTATTCTAAAAATAAAAAGGATGATAAATGTTAAAAGTTGCAGGGTTTTTTGCAGGTGCTGGCGGTATAGAATTAGCTTTTAAAGAAGCAGGATTTAATATAATTTATGCGAATGAAATAAATCCACAAGCTGCTAAAATATACGAAGCAAACTTTTTTAAGCATAAAGTTGATGTTAAAGATATAAAAGATGTAAGCGATGTTCCTGATTGTGATATTATCGTGGGTGGTTTTCCTTGTCAAAGCTTTAGCCTTGCAGGTAAAAAGCTTGGATTTAGTGATAAGGTTAATGGTTCTTGCTTTTTTGAATTAGCTAGAATAATAAAGCTTAAAAATCCAAAGGCTTTTATGCTTGAAAATGTAAAAGGTTTAGTAAATCACGATAAGGGTAAAACGCTAGATATTATTAAGAATACTTTAAAAGAATTGGGCTATCACTTACATATAAATATTTATAATGCAAAGGAATACGCAAACATTCCGCAAAATAGAGAAAGAATATTTATCATTGGCTTTAAAGATGAAAAGGCTTATAAACAATATAAGTCTTTAAAAAAAATACCTTTAACTAAAAGTATTAAAGATTTCGTAGATTTTTCTGCTTTAGTGGATGAAAAATATTATAAAGATGAAACTTATGTAAAATATGAACTAATAAAAGATATAAAAAAAGATAAAATCTATACGATATCTTTTAAAGATGTTAGATGTAGCGTTGATGACGTTTGTCCTTGCTTGCTTGCGAGTGTGGGTAAAGGTGGTGGAAAAACGCCTTTTATAAAAACAAGCGATGAAAAAATTAGAGTATTAACTCCACAAGAATGCTTTAAACTACAAGGCTATCCAAGTGATTTTATCTACCCGCAAGATGTATCTAAAACACAGCTTTATGTAGCTGCAGGAAATAGCGTAGTAGTGCCGCTTGTAAAAGCAATTGCATTAAGCATAAAAGAAGCTTTAGAATATTAATTTTTTATAAGTTCTAAAACTTGTTTTATTATTTTTGGGTGCAAGTTTTTGCCGCTATGAAAAGGCAAAACCATTCTTAAATTGTCTTTATAATATATCTTATGACTACCTTTTTGTCTATCAAAAATAAAGCCATTTTTTAAAAGCAATTTCTCACATTCTTTAGCGGTTAAAATTGGCAATTCAGGCATAATTACCAACTTGCAAAGGTACTATTGAAATAAAAGCATTTAAAAGTTTTAATCTTTCTTCATTACTTAAACTCTCTAAATATAATTCTGTCGCTTCTTTTATGTTTTTTAATGCTTCTTCGTAAGTATCGCCTTGTGAAACACATCCTTTTAGGTTTGGTACATAAGCATAATATCCGTTTTCATCTTTTTCTATAATTGCATTCATTCTTACTCCTTTTTTAAAATTATAGCACTAAAACTAAATTTTACAAAAGGCTAAACTCTTTTAAAAATTAAAGGAGTGTAGAGCGTGAATAATGATGAGTTAATAAAATTCTTAGATGAAAATCCAACCTATAAAGATGAAATAATTAAAAAAGCAAAAAATCAAAACTTACAAAATCAAGTAGAAAATATAATAAATGATATGGATACAAGCAATAACGAGTATTTAAAGAATATAATCCCATCGCAAGAAAAAATCCCGCAAGAAAAAATACAAGAGCCAACAACACCTACGCAAATACCTACACAAGAAAGCAATTCACAAGCACAAATAGGACTAAAAGAAAAAGATGTATTGCCGAACAATGATAGTGTTAAGGGGGTTAATAATTATGATGAATATTACAACAAGCTATCAGAAAAATACAATATAAGTATAGGTGATTTAAGAAATCTACATAAAGAAAACGATTATAAGGATTTAGAAAAAATACCTGGCTTATTAGATAATGTAGTTTTAGAGCAAGGAAAAAATGATTTTAAGCCTATAAAAGAAGTTTTATTTAGTGAAGTGGGAAGAGTAAGACAATCAACAAATAATCAAGAATTTTATGGGCTTAACCAAAATGAAACTAAAAAAATTTTAAATAATTTATCATCTAATTATGAAGTTGATGAGAGTGAAGTAATACAACTATACAACAATTATGTAGAAAAAAAAGTTTTAAACGAGCAAAAATATTTAGGTGTTAAGGATTTTTTAAAAGAACAAAACAATATAGATGAAGATGAAATTCAAGATATTAGGGCAAAAACTGATTTAGTAGTTCAAGAAACATTTAAGGATTTTGTAAATATTGGCAATGCTTTTTTAAATGATGATAAGTCTAGCATAAATGAATTAAACGAAAAAAAAGAAAAATCTATACAAATGCTATCGCAACATTTACAAGATAATTATGGCTATTCGGTAGTGCAGTTTGAAAATGGAGAATATGGAGTAAGAAACTTAATAACAGGTAAAATAACGCAGATGGATATTGATGCTGGGTTTTGGAAAAAAACTAATGCTAATAAGTATGAGATTTTGGGTTCAATCGGCGGTGCTTTTGCAGGTGCTCATCTTGGTGGTGGAGTTGGTCTTTATGCAGTAGCAAATGCAGCTGCATTAGCAGGTGCTAATTTAGATTTAAATAGTGCATTGAATTATTTAAATATTAATATGAGTTCAGCTGAACGCATTTGGCATTTAAGCAATACCTTAGCTGCTAATCTAACTTTAGACTTAGCAACAATGGGTGCGGGTAAAGGATTAAAAGTTGTATCAAAAAAAGTTATACTGGGTGCGGGTAAAGGATTAAAAGTTGTATCAAAAAAAGTTATACCTAGTAGTGCTTTATTTACTAAGGCAAAAAAGTTTGTTGGTGGTAGAGCTATCGGTTCAGCAAAAACATACGCAAAAGATTTACAAATAGATGATGATGTGTATGAAGTATTGCTTAATGCTAATGAAAAATATAAATTTGCTGATTTAAGCAATTTACAACACAATCAAAAAACAAGAGAAAGAATGGCTGATGTAGTACTTACAAATACTTTAGGTAGAATTGGAAAAAGAGAAATCACACAAGAGCAAAAAGAAATTCTATTAAAAGCATTAATAAGTGAGCAAGGCGTAGATAATTTAATTGAAGCAGTACAAAAAAATATAAGCTATGCACCGCTTTTAGAAAAAAATATTATAGGAGCGCACACAAGAGCTCTTCATAATTTTTTAGGGCAAATAAAAGATAGTACTAGTGAAGAAGAAATAAGCAAGATAATTTTTAATAATATTAACGAGATTAAAAACAACTATACAAAAGTTTATGAAAAAATAAAGAAAATTGATAAAAATGAAAATCATAAAGTTGATATAAAAGAATTTTCAAAGCTATTAAATAATTTTTTAGAAAGCGATACAAATATAGCACACTTAACAAGTAAGCAAAAACAAAAAAAGTTTTTTAGGGGATTTGAAAATATCGTTTTTGATGATAAGCATAATTTAAAAAGTTTTAATGCTAATGAATTAATAGAAATTAGAAAAGAACTTTATAATTATTATTATTCAAATACAAATAAAGGTGCTTTAAAAAAAGATTATAAAGCTTTAAAAGATATTTTAGATAGTAAAATATATGATTATTTAGAAAAGCTTGAAACAAGTGGACACAAAGAATTAGCAAAAGAATTTAAAGCAGTAAATGATGATTATCACTTTTATAAATCAGTATTATTAGATGATACCATAGGTTTAAAAAAGACAATAAATGATGAAGTGCTAGATAATAATGCTTTTTTAAATGCTTATGAAAACTTATTAAAAAATGATATAAGAGATAAAAGTGGAGTAAATTATTTTCATAATTTTATATCAAAACTAAGTGATGAGCAAAGAGCAAAGATTGAATTTGCGATAATTGAACGCAATTTAAGTAAGAATGTTTTTACGCAAAGACTTAGCGAAGTGCAAAGTTATGCGTATGATAAAATAGCAGATAGTTTAAAAGGTTATAACTTTTTATCGCAAACTAGCAAAGACGCAGTAGAACTAATTGATGTTTATTCAAAGTTTTTTGCAAATGATATAAAGATATTAAAAGCAATTAGTAAAGATGCTACAGAACAATTATCGCAAGGTATTAGCCAAAATCCTAAACATAGATTTTTTACTATGCTAAGTAATTTATTTATGCAATCTATGAAAAAATATATGTTTTGGACTGACGCAGGAAAAAAGGCTGCGTTTCAATATCATATCTTACAAGGCATTAAACATTCTAAAAGCATAAATGATTTTAACGAATATTTAAAAACGAGCTATAATTTAGCAAAAGATAGCAAATTAGCTTATTCAAACATTTTAAAAGAAATGGTTGATGATACAGAAAAAATGTTGGATATAAAAGAAGAAATCATAAAAGAAAGCACAAAAGGAAGACTAAAAAAAGCAAAAGAAAAAAAAATAAACTTAGATAATGTTAATCACAATTCAGATAAAGTTGATTTAATAAATGCAGGTTTTACTAAAGAAGAAGCTAGTAAAATGACCCTAAAACCGTTTGATGAATTAGGTGCTTTGGGTTCAAATAATGAAATATTTAAAATGGATTTTAAGAAATTTATAAATAAAATAAATGATAATGAAGAAGAATTTTACAAAAGGAGATATTTATTAGATGAAAGAACAAATTCAACAAGTGTTAAATTCAGTGCAGATGATAGATTTAACGAATTATCGCAAGTTAATGGCGTTAAAAGAGATGATATTATCACTACCGAAGGAAGAACAGCAGAGCCTAACAGTGGAACTTTGGGGGATACAAGAAAAGAGCCTTTTAAAACAGATACTAGAATACGAGAAAATACAGATGAGCGATTGGCAAATACAGTATCTAAGCAGTTACCTGATACCGACTTGGCTAGATTATCAGAGCAACGAAATGCTAATAGCGTTAATGCAACAAAAGCTATGGATGATACTAGATACGATAACGCAGAATTGGCAAGTGATAACAGAGGAGATTTATCCACCGCAACAAACACAAGAGCAGCAAAATCGCAGAAGAATGGTAATGAGCGATTTAGAGCGACTACTGATACTAATAGACTTGAACGAGATAGAAGAGTACGACAACAATATGCAAGAAGCCAAAAGAATATTATCTACAGCGTTAAGCTAGAAAAAGAAGAAATAATAAATCATCTAGCTAACAAAAAAGCTAAGCAGAAAATAACAAAAGATTTAAGCGATGAAAATACATTAAACGAAAGCATAAAAGAAGCAAAAGAGCAAAGGACTTTAAGCGAAGTTGCTAAAAATTATGATGGTGGTATTAATAAAGCAAATATTAATACAAATATACAAAGCTTAAAATTATTAAAAGAGCTTGAAGACACAAATAGACTTGCTAATGAAGAAGAGCAAAGATTGTTAGCTTCTTTTAGTGGATTTGGCAAAGACGCACAAAAAGTATTTAGCGAAGATAGTAAATATCTAAAAGAATTAAAAGAGTTTTTAGATGATAGCGAGATAGAAGAGCTTAAAAGAGCTACGCTAGATGCGTATTTTACCCCTACTGCAATTGTAAATAATATGTATGAGATAATGAAAAAACAAGGCTTAAATAAGGGTGATTTAATCCTTGAGCCTAGCGTCGGATTAGGTGCATTCGTTAGGGGAAAAAGTGAATATAGCTTTAATCTAGTAGAATTAAATCCACTCATCGCAAAATTTACAAAACAACTTTATCCATCATCAAAATTAATAAATGATGATTATATAAAAACTACTGCTAAGGCTAATTTTATCTTAGCAAATCCACCCTATGGCAATATAAAGACCTTTTATAAAAACGAAGAGCTAAATATACATAATGCTTTTGTTAAAAAAATGATTGATGATTTAAACGATGGTGGAACGCTAGGTATGATAATAACTCATTCATTCGTTGATAATATGGATAATGCTATGAAAGAGTTTTTATACAAAAATGCTGATTTTGTTACGATGATGAAAGTGCCAAATAAAGCTTTTAAAGACACCGAAGTAAATACTGATATTATTTTTCTAAAAAAAGGCACAGGACAAAATATAGATGATATGCTAAATAATTTTTATGAAAAATACCCACAAAACTTACTAGGTGCAAGTAAAAGCCAAAAAACAAATCAATATGGTAAGCTTGAAGACTATTTTAGTGGTGGTGCATTAGACAAAGCTTATGCAAATGATGGTATAAAAATTAATTTAGATGATGTTAAAATCTATGAATATGAAAAAAATCCTATCATAAATAAAGAATTAGACCAACCACTACTAAAAGCTAGAGAATACTATAATAAAAACGCCGATGAAGTAAGAAGTGGCGAAGTGTATGTAAAGGATAATAAAGTATATTTTAATGATAGCGAAATAAAGCTAAATGAACTTGATAAAACAAGAAAAAGTGCTTATAAAAAATTTATTGAACTTTATCCGCAAATAAAAGCTTTAAGAACTACATTAAATTCTTTAAGAGAAGCAGAGTTAAGCGACGCTAAATTAGATACTATAAATCTACTTAGAACTAAACTAAATCACGATTATGATGTTTTAGCAAAAAAGCTAAAAAATGATAATATATTTAACTCTCACGCACTTAAATACGGACTTGAAAACGACGCTTATGCTTATGAGCTAAAAGCATTAATTAGCTATGATGAAAAAACAAAAAAATACTATAAAAACGACATTTTTCACAAAAGAGTGTTTAATCCAATAAGAGCAGAAAGTAAGCCTGAAACAATAGTAGATGCTTTTTATTATAATCAAAATAAAAATTATGCTTTTTCTTCAAAAAGCTTAAGCGAGTTGCTAGATAATAAATTTAGTGCAAACGAGATTGAAAAAGAGCTTTTAGATAAAGAATTAATTCTTAAAAATCACAAAGGCGAATTAATAGACACAAATGAATTATTAAGTGGTGATTTGTTAGAAAAAATAGCAGATTTTAAAAACGCTAAAACATTAGATGAATATCAAGCAAAAACACTTGAAAAACTAGAAAATGCTTTGCCTGAAAGAATTAAAATAGATGATATTAGCTTTTCTATGAACTCAAATATAATAAAAGAAAAATATATAAAAGACTTTTTTAGCGATACTTATAAAGCTAATATAAAAGAAATTATAAAAGAGCCAAATACGAGTAAGATTGATATAATTTTTAGTGAGCTTGGAGAACACAAGCTTTTTGTAGATGATTTATATAAAACTTATGATATTAGCGATTTTGCTGATATTATTTTAAATAATAAACAAGTAATAGCACAAAAATACATAAATAAAGAGCTAGTAGTTAGCGATACAGGAACACAGGCCTTAAAAGGGATAATAAGCGATATTAAGCTGAAGTTTGATAGCTACATAAGAAGTAATTATGCAAATGAAATTGAAGAAAGCGTATATAAGCTAAATGCTAAGATAAATAAATCTTATGAAAACTCACATATTAGCATAGCTGGAATGAATGCTGATATTAGTTTGTACGAGCATCAAAAAAGTGCAGTAGCACGTGTGCTTGATAATAAAGCAACTTTTATTGCTCACGAAATGGGCTTAGGTAAAACTATGAGTATTGCAAGTAGTGTAATGAAGCTAAAAGAAGTTGGCAAAGCAAATAGGAGTATGATAATAACTCCAAAAGCAGTGGTAGGGCAATTTGCTAATGAGTTTAAGTTTTTGTATCCAAATAGCAAAATCTTAATGATAGATAAGTTTGATAAAGCAAATCGCTTAAGAACTCTTAATATGATGAAATATAATGATTTTGATGTATGTATCATAAGTCACGATAATTTTAAAAATATAAAAATCAATGCTGAATATGAAGCTAGTTTTATAAGAAATGAAATACAAGAGCTAAAAGATACAATTGAGCGAATTAAAAAAAGAGATAATGAAAACATAAATATAAAGAACTTGCAGTTAAGAATGGAAAATGCCGAAGCTAAGCTAAAAAATAGACTTGAAATCGCAAATAATGAAAAAGATAATGTATTTTTTGATGATTTAGGCATAGATGCACTTTTTGTAGATGAAGCACATAAGTTTAAGAATATGAGCTTTTATTCAAGTTTTAAAAACTTAAAAGGACTAGGTAGCGAAAAAGCAAGTGATATAGCTTATGATATGTATATAAAAACTAGCTTTTTAAGAGATAATGATAAAAATATCGTTTTTGCAACAGGAACGCCACTAAGTAACAGCATAACAGAACTTTACTCATATATGAGAATGCTAAAACCTGAATTGCTTGGCGAATACAATATACATTCGCTAGATGATTTTGTAAATACTTTTGCTAAAGTTGAAACTGTGCTAGAACCTAACGCAAAAAATGAGCTAGTAGAAGCAACTAGAATAACTGATATTGTAAATATAAAAACTCTTAAAAATATGCTTTTTAACGTAATGGATTATGTGAGCAATAAAGAATTAAAAGAGTTTTGGCAAGAAAGAGCTAAAAACGGTGATTTGATAGCTCACGATAAGCTAAGACGCTTAGCACCTAATATTGAGCATATAGAGGTGGCAATAGAGCCAACAAGCGAACATAAAGCTAGAAATAGATTATATGCTAGTTTTTATAATGACTTACAAAACGGCAAAGACCACGCACTTGCAGGATTAGAACATTATAAAAAAATGTATGAAGAAAATAGACTTAATGAAAAATATGAAGGTAAATTTTCAAGCGATAAAGTGTATGTGAGAAAACTTGCTGCTAATGGAGAATTAAACGCAGCAAGGATGAATGATAGTATTGATATAAGAATTAATGGTGGAACGCTAGATGATGAAAATTCTAAAATCAATACAGCAGTAAAAAATATAATAAATACTGCTAAAGAGTGGCAAAAAGATAAGGGAACTCAAATAGTATTTTTAGATAAATCAAATGCTATGCAAGATGAGATAAGACAAAAACTAATAAAAAGCAGTGAGTTTAAAGAAAGCGAGATTATAAATATTAGAGATTTTGACAAAATCACAAATGAAAACAAAAGAAATGAAGAAATAGCAAAAGCTTTACAAAAAATGCAAGATGGAGAAGTCCGTGTCCTAATAGGCAGTAGACAAAAACTTGGTGCTGGAGTGAATGTGCAAAAGCGTATAGTAGCATTACACAATATAGACGCTCCGTGGAACGCGGCTGATTATATGCAAGCGTTAGGTAGAGCTGAAAGACAAGGAAATGAACTAAATCAAATCTATGATAATTTTAGTGTAAAAAGCTATAACTATGTACTTAAAGAAAGTTTTGACGCTAAAGTTTATGATATATTAAAACATAAACAAAATATATCAAGAACCTTTTTTACAAAAGATAGCAATTTAAATAGTGCTGAAAACTTTGCAGGAGATATACCATTTGAAACAATGTCAAACCTTGCTAATGGAAATGAATTAGCAACTAAAATGCACGAGCTGATGAAACAAAGAGCTACTCTATTAGAAAATAAAGCTGCAATTGAAGCTGCAAATACTAATAACGAGCAAATGCTAAGCAAAAATCAAGCACTTTTTAGCAAGGCAAACAAAACGCAAAAACTAATAAAAAGCCTTGATGTTAAAGAAGACGAGAATGTATTAATTGGTAGTAAAGAATATCCTAAAAATAGTGATACAAATAAGCTTATAAAAGAGCATTTAAGGAGCAATCAACATTCGCACGATTTTTTATTAAGTTACGATGGAGTAAATATAAATTATCAAAGAAAAAGCTTTAATAAATATGAGCTTTTTATATATGATAAAATCGATAGAGTTGATACAAGATTTGATTTAGTAAAAGAGTTTAGCTTAGATGATAATACAAATATACTGCAAAGATTAAAAAATAGTTTTGCTAAGTTTGATGATATAGTAAAAGAGCAAGGAGAAATGAAATACAATGCACTTAAAAAAATCAACGAAGCAAAAGAATATAAAGTGCAAGTATTTAATGATGATGAAAAAATTACAAAGCTAAACAATGAAATCGCAGAGCTTAAAGCAGAAATTGAAAGACAAGTAAAAGCAGCAAAAGAACAAGCGTTTAATGAGTCTGCAAAAGAAGAAGTTAAGTCTAAATTAAGCGATGATTTAAAGTGATTATGTAAAAAATAATGCTAGAGATTATTTATACTCTAGCATAGCATTTATTTTCCTAATTCTAGCTTTTTGTTTGAAATATTTTGCAGAGCGCCTACGAAAAAATAAAATAAGAGATAAAAAAAGACTTGAATATTTAAAAATATAAGATATAATTATTTTGTTTAAATGCAAGTTTTGCAACTTTGATTGCAAAATCATTTAAAAGGACAAGTAAAAAAAGGGTTCTGTGATTTAATCACACCCCTTTTCATATAAAATTTATTGTAATTCTTGCAATAGATACTCATATAAAATCTCTGTACCTTGCAAAATGATAAATTCTTTTGCTTCTTTTATTTGCTCTAATGTATCATTCTTTAAAGTATTTTTAATTTTTTCTTCTAAATCATATAAAAGTTCATCAATGATTTTATTATCTATATTATGCTCTTTAGTCCAGCAAAAATCTTCATAAAGACTTGTTTCATCTCTATTTATATCATATCTGTAATAAAAATCTTCATAGATAACTATTTCATCTCCTGAATTAAAAGCTTCATCTCTAAAAGTATCTTTTGCTCTTTCTTTAAGTAATTTTTTCGTTTCATCATCTAAATAAGCTATGTCTAAAAAATCATCTGCACTATCAAAATCTGCATAAGTATATTTAGCGTATAGATTTAAGACTAACTTTTCGTTTTGTATTGAAAATTTTGGATAATCAATGTCTATAAGCTCTATATAATCTTTTTTATATTTGCACTTTAATTCATCTTCTATAGCACTGTCGTCTATAGTTTTTGATGAATAATCATCATCTAATAACTTGTTTAAGATGTCTTTTGCATCTTGTATATTTTTGTCTAGTATTTGTTGCTCTGCTATATCTGTAAGATATAAGTTTTCGTTCAAATCTTCAAAAACTATTTCTAATTTATCTTCATAGTTCAAACTATTTTTAAAATATTTTGAATATTTGTTTTTATAAAAATAATAGCTAGTATTTATTTCTTCATTTATAAGCTCAAACAAGATTTCATCTTCTCTATTTGCATTATCTTCTTTGTATCTTGCTAAAACTAAACGATTATATTCATCATCATTGATTATTAAATCGGTTGGATGAAAAGTTTTTTTATCTTTTAAATACTCTGTTACTTTTTGTTCTACTGACTTTAATGTAATTTTTTTCATTTTTCACTCCTTAAAAATTAATATAATTGTATTTTTTAAAATTAATTTTTTGTTTTTTTGCTTTGTTTTGGTGGTTGATGAGTTTTTTTAAAATCTCATCATTTTTTAACAATTCTAAAAATATTAAATAATTCATATTATCTCCTTCTTGAATGAATAAGTAAGTTTTTTAGTAGCGCTATTAGCACTTTCGTATCTAATTAGCGTTGCTGTATTTTTCATATCATCTATAATTAGATTTGATAAATTCTCTTTATTAATTAAATCTGAATGTAAAATTTCTTCTTTTAGCTCTTTTGTATAAGCTAGATTTATCAATTCATCAATTTTTATTTTGTCTTCTTCTACAATTAAGCTTTTTGTTGTGTCGTTTAAAAAACTTATTATGATTTTTTCTTTTTTCTTTGACTCTTTATAATCTTTGATTATTTCTTTTACTTGCGTTTTAAGACTAACTAATTCTTGTGCTTGTTCGTTTGAAAGCTCTAAAAAAAGCTCATTATTTTTAAAATAATTTATAACTGTATCTGCGATATTTATTTGCATAGTTCTTTTTAAAAAATTAAAACTTTGTTTAAAAAGTTTTTGAATTGATGATGCTTTTACAATATATTTAGTTAAAAAATCTTTAAATTCATCATCGCTTAAACTAGAAAATTCACTTAAAACTAATTCATAATAAGTCTTTTTTAGCTCTTCATTTTTATTTAAAATAATTTTTTTGTATTTTTGTGTGTCGCTTAAAATATCTTTTAAAGATAGATTTTGTTTTAATTTAAATCTTTCTTTATTGTAAGCATAGATTTCTATGCTATTTGATGTAAAGCACTCTAAAAGCTTTTCATTATAATTTTGATTTGCTTTAAAATTTTTTAATACTGAATTAAAATGATTATTAATTTTTGATGATTTTTTATAATGCTCATTTGTACTTATTAATCGCTCTTTTTCTGCTTTTATATATTGTTTTAAAAAATCAAAATCATATTTTAGCTTTTCACATAAATATCTAAAGCCTAAACAACTGTTATTTAAGATGAAGTCCTTGTATTTTATTTGTATTTTACTTGAAAACGCTTGCATATACATTGCATTC
It encodes the following:
- a CDS encoding SNF2-related protein codes for the protein MNNDELIKFLDENPTYKDEIIKKAKNQNLQNQVENIINDMDTSNNEYLKNIIPSQEKIPQEKIQEPTTPTQIPTQESNSQAQIGLKEKDVLPNNDSVKGVNNYDEYYNKLSEKYNISIGDLRNLHKENDYKDLEKIPGLLDNVVLEQGKNDFKPIKEVLFSEVGRVRQSTNNQEFYGLNQNETKKILNNLSSNYEVDESEVIQLYNNYVEKKVLNEQKYLGVKDFLKEQNNIDEDEIQDIRAKTDLVVQETFKDFVNIGNAFLNDDKSSINELNEKKEKSIQMLSQHLQDNYGYSVVQFENGEYGVRNLITGKITQMDIDAGFWKKTNANKYEILGSIGGAFAGAHLGGGVGLYAVANAAALAGANLDLNSALNYLNINMSSAERIWHLSNTLAANLTLDLATMGAGKGLKVVSKKVILGAGKGLKVVSKKVIPSSALFTKAKKFVGGRAIGSAKTYAKDLQIDDDVYEVLLNANEKYKFADLSNLQHNQKTRERMADVVLTNTLGRIGKREITQEQKEILLKALISEQGVDNLIEAVQKNISYAPLLEKNIIGAHTRALHNFLGQIKDSTSEEEISKIIFNNINEIKNNYTKVYEKIKKIDKNENHKVDIKEFSKLLNNFLESDTNIAHLTSKQKQKKFFRGFENIVFDDKHNLKSFNANELIEIRKELYNYYYSNTNKGALKKDYKALKDILDSKIYDYLEKLETSGHKELAKEFKAVNDDYHFYKSVLLDDTIGLKKTINDEVLDNNAFLNAYENLLKNDIRDKSGVNYFHNFISKLSDEQRAKIEFAIIERNLSKNVFTQRLSEVQSYAYDKIADSLKGYNFLSQTSKDAVELIDVYSKFFANDIKILKAISKDATEQLSQGISQNPKHRFFTMLSNLFMQSMKKYMFWTDAGKKAAFQYHILQGIKHSKSINDFNEYLKTSYNLAKDSKLAYSNILKEMVDDTEKMLDIKEEIIKESTKGRLKKAKEKKINLDNVNHNSDKVDLINAGFTKEEASKMTLKPFDELGALGSNNEIFKMDFKKFINKINDNEEEFYKRRYLLDERTNSTSVKFSADDRFNELSQVNGVKRDDIITTEGRTAEPNSGTLGDTRKEPFKTDTRIRENTDERLANTVSKQLPDTDLARLSEQRNANSVNATKAMDDTRYDNAELASDNRGDLSTATNTRAAKSQKNGNERFRATTDTNRLERDRRVRQQYARSQKNIIYSVKLEKEEIINHLANKKAKQKITKDLSDENTLNESIKEAKEQRTLSEVAKNYDGGINKANINTNIQSLKLLKELEDTNRLANEEEQRLLASFSGFGKDAQKVFSEDSKYLKELKEFLDDSEIEELKRATLDAYFTPTAIVNNMYEIMKKQGLNKGDLILEPSVGLGAFVRGKSEYSFNLVELNPLIAKFTKQLYPSSKLINDDYIKTTAKANFILANPPYGNIKTFYKNEELNIHNAFVKKMIDDLNDGGTLGMIITHSFVDNMDNAMKEFLYKNADFVTMMKVPNKAFKDTEVNTDIIFLKKGTGQNIDDMLNNFYEKYPQNLLGASKSQKTNQYGKLEDYFSGGALDKAYANDGIKINLDDVKIYEYEKNPIINKELDQPLLKAREYYNKNADEVRSGEVYVKDNKVYFNDSEIKLNELDKTRKSAYKKFIELYPQIKALRTTLNSLREAELSDAKLDTINLLRTKLNHDYDVLAKKLKNDNIFNSHALKYGLENDAYAYELKALISYDEKTKKYYKNDIFHKRVFNPIRAESKPETIVDAFYYNQNKNYAFSSKSLSELLDNKFSANEIEKELLDKELILKNHKGELIDTNELLSGDLLEKIADFKNAKTLDEYQAKTLEKLENALPERIKIDDISFSMNSNIIKEKYIKDFFSDTYKANIKEIIKEPNTSKIDIIFSELGEHKLFVDDLYKTYDISDFADIILNNKQVIAQKYINKELVVSDTGTQALKGIISDIKLKFDSYIRSNYANEIEESVYKLNAKINKSYENSHISIAGMNADISLYEHQKSAVARVLDNKATFIAHEMGLGKTMSIASSVMKLKEVGKANRSMIITPKAVVGQFANEFKFLYPNSKILMIDKFDKANRLRTLNMMKYNDFDVCIISHDNFKNIKINAEYEASFIRNEIQELKDTIERIKKRDNENINIKNLQLRMENAEAKLKNRLEIANNEKDNVFFDDLGIDALFVDEAHKFKNMSFYSSFKNLKGLGSEKASDIAYDMYIKTSFLRDNDKNIVFATGTPLSNSITELYSYMRMLKPELLGEYNIHSLDDFVNTFAKVETVLEPNAKNELVEATRITDIVNIKTLKNMLFNVMDYVSNKELKEFWQERAKNGDLIAHDKLRRLAPNIEHIEVAIEPTSEHKARNRLYASFYNDLQNGKDHALAGLEHYKKMYEENRLNEKYEGKFSSDKVYVRKLAANGELNAARMNDSIDIRINGGTLDDENSKINTAVKNIINTAKEWQKDKGTQIVFLDKSNAMQDEIRQKLIKSSEFKESEIINIRDFDKITNENKRNEEIAKALQKMQDGEVRVLIGSRQKLGAGVNVQKRIVALHNIDAPWNAADYMQALGRAERQGNELNQIYDNFSVKSYNYVLKESFDAKVYDILKHKQNISRTFFTKDSNLNSAENFAGDIPFETMSNLANGNELATKMHELMKQRATLLENKAAIEAANTNNEQMLSKNQALFSKANKTQKLIKSLDVKEDENVLIGSKEYPKNSDTNKLIKEHLRSNQHSHDFLLSYDGVNINYQRKSFNKYELFIYDKIDRVDTRFDLVKEFSLDDNTNILQRLKNSFAKFDDIVKEQGEMKYNALKKINEAKEYKVQVFNDDEKITKLNNEIAELKAEIERQVKAAKEQAFNESAKEEVKSKLSDDLK